A genomic segment from Legionella quinlivanii encodes:
- a CDS encoding flagellin gives MTQVINTNVMSLNSQRSLNVSQKGMQTAIQRLSSGLRINSAKDDAAGLAISERMTSQIRGMNQAIRNANDGISLAQTAEGAMQETTNILQRMRELSLQSANSSNNSGDRQAIQEEVVQLQSELDRIALNTEFNGQRILDGSFSSASFQVGANANQTINFAIGSIKASSIGGIATQTGTEVSNAASTDITIAIGGGAATTINSSAGFTGNAQQDATSAYAKAAAINDAGIAGLSISANTSGTQTVGAIGGTAGDTYNLSVNGVAVFTNQDVATALSNTALRDAINGVSNQTGVIASLNGGDLTLTAADGRNIDITESGTGFTAGTDGISVTGGDFDGTLRGSLTISATNSISIGGTVATLGLNAAIAKDSLGVDSIDVGTAAGAQSAILRLDSALSSVNSNRAAMGALQNRFESTIANLANVAENLSGARSRIQDADFAAETANLTRAQILQQAGTAMLAQANSLPQSVLSLLGR, from the coding sequence ATGACTCAAGTGATTAATACTAACGTGATGTCATTAAATTCCCAAAGGAGTTTAAATGTATCACAAAAAGGCATGCAGACGGCCATTCAACGTCTTTCATCCGGTCTGCGCATTAACAGCGCTAAAGACGACGCTGCCGGACTAGCCATTTCTGAAAGAATGACATCACAAATCAGGGGTATGAACCAGGCAATACGGAATGCGAATGATGGTATATCATTGGCTCAGACTGCAGAAGGGGCAATGCAGGAAACGACCAATATCTTACAACGTATGCGTGAACTATCACTGCAATCAGCTAACTCATCGAATAACTCTGGCGACCGTCAGGCTATTCAGGAAGAAGTTGTTCAGTTACAAAGCGAGCTCGATAGAATTGCTTTAAACACTGAGTTCAATGGTCAGAGAATTCTGGATGGCTCGTTTTCAAGTGCAAGTTTCCAGGTAGGTGCCAATGCAAATCAGACGATCAACTTTGCCATTGGAAGTATTAAAGCCTCATCAATCGGCGGTATCGCAACCCAAACGGGTACTGAGGTATCCAACGCTGCTTCGACTGATATAACAATAGCCATTGGCGGCGGTGCTGCCACAACAATCAACTCCAGTGCCGGATTCACAGGCAATGCCCAGCAGGATGCTACTTCAGCCTATGCTAAAGCAGCGGCAATCAATGATGCTGGAATCGCCGGTTTATCTATAAGTGCCAATACCTCAGGAACTCAGACAGTGGGCGCAATTGGGGGTACAGCAGGTGACACCTATAACCTGTCTGTCAATGGAGTAGCGGTATTTACTAACCAGGACGTTGCAACTGCCTTATCTAACACGGCGCTTCGTGATGCAATCAATGGCGTGAGCAATCAGACAGGTGTCATTGCCAGTTTAAATGGTGGGGATCTGACCCTAACCGCTGCAGATGGCCGTAATATTGATATCACGGAGAGCGGAACCGGTTTTACTGCTGGTACAGACGGTATTAGCGTTACCGGGGGCGATTTTGATGGTACGTTGCGCGGCAGTCTGACTATAAGTGCAACCAATAGCATCTCTATTGGCGGAACCGTGGCTACATTAGGCTTAAATGCTGCTATCGCCAAAGACTCTCTGGGAGTAGACAGCATTGATGTGGGTACTGCAGCCGGTGCACAATCCGCTATATTGCGACTGGATTCAGCCTTAAGCTCAGTGAACTCGAACCGCGCTGCAATGGGTGCCTTGCAGAACCGATTTGAATCCACTATCGCCAATCTGGCAAACGTTGCTGAAAACCTGTCTGGCGCAAGAAGCCGAATTCAGGATGCGGATTTTGCCGCTGAAACGGCTAACTTAACCAGAGCCCAGATTCTGCAACAAGCTGGAACTGCGATGCTGGCACAGGCTAACAGCCTGCCACAATCTGTACTGTCCTTACTCGGCAGATAA
- the fliD gene encoding flagellar filament capping protein FliD, whose protein sequence is MSGISSPGVGSGLDIKSIVEALVKAEITPAKNRIDRHEADLVAELSALGQVKSALSKLQSSLIKLGDLKQFNSLKTTLSDPNALQATIGDNAIDGHYDIEIIQLAAKQNLASGAFANASSPVGQGSLTIEFGSYSNDLSSFTLNADKDPLVITIGAGQSSLVAIRDAINNSDSGVQAAIVQDSQGARLTLSSPSTGKSYEMRITVNDTDGNNTNGTGLSALAYDPTTGVNSMLQTAEAKDSQFKINGLLLTESSNRIENAIAGITLDLKKAQPGTLISLGVEANRAQTTSLIREFVKQFNDSMSSLNNLTSYDPTTKKAGSLQGDTGIRNLKFSLSALVSDVSQDASSPLKTLADLGIKTTKSGLLEINEDQLTKALDMHYESIGAFFAKSAKASDSNVKINLVGADIKAGTYALTIDSFNPGVSLSGTIGGLIATSSNGLTLKGSGAYKNLSVDITGGGIGARGNITVTNGLAVKFNDLIEQLLDDKGSLVDRTSSLNNQIERIAEDRVQLDYRTQELGKRYLKQFTALDGLLSQMQSTSNFLSQQLANLPQLTLNKR, encoded by the coding sequence GTGTCAGGGATAAGTTCGCCAGGAGTTGGCTCAGGGTTAGACATTAAATCAATCGTTGAAGCGTTGGTAAAAGCGGAAATCACCCCCGCTAAAAACAGAATTGATCGACATGAAGCGGATCTGGTGGCAGAGCTTTCAGCCCTTGGTCAAGTGAAAAGCGCGCTCAGCAAATTACAAAGCAGCCTGATTAAACTGGGTGATTTAAAGCAATTTAATTCATTAAAAACCACCTTAAGTGATCCCAATGCCTTGCAGGCCACTATTGGTGATAATGCTATTGATGGTCATTATGATATTGAGATTATCCAGTTAGCCGCCAAACAAAACCTCGCTTCCGGAGCCTTTGCCAACGCATCCTCTCCTGTCGGTCAGGGATCATTGACGATTGAGTTTGGAAGTTACAGCAACGATCTCAGCAGTTTTACCCTGAATGCAGATAAAGACCCGCTAGTTATTACTATTGGCGCAGGTCAAAGCAGTCTTGTTGCGATTCGCGATGCGATTAATAACAGCGACAGCGGCGTGCAGGCAGCCATTGTTCAGGACAGTCAGGGCGCGCGGCTGACTTTAAGCAGCCCCTCGACCGGCAAGTCGTATGAAATGCGAATTACTGTAAATGATACTGATGGGAACAATACCAACGGCACAGGCTTGTCAGCACTGGCCTATGATCCGACAACCGGTGTTAACTCAATGCTTCAAACTGCAGAGGCTAAAGACAGCCAATTCAAAATCAATGGTTTACTACTCACTGAAAGCAGTAACCGGATAGAAAATGCGATTGCCGGCATTACTCTGGATTTGAAAAAAGCTCAGCCTGGAACACTTATTTCACTCGGCGTTGAGGCGAATCGAGCACAAACCACCTCATTAATCAGGGAGTTTGTTAAACAGTTCAATGACAGCATGAGCAGTCTTAATAATTTAACCAGCTACGATCCGACTACAAAAAAAGCAGGAAGTCTTCAGGGTGATACAGGAATAAGAAATCTAAAATTTTCATTGTCAGCATTGGTCAGCGATGTCAGTCAGGATGCTTCCTCCCCGCTTAAAACCCTGGCTGATCTGGGCATTAAAACAACAAAAAGCGGCTTGCTTGAGATCAATGAAGACCAGTTAACCAAAGCACTGGACATGCACTACGAATCCATTGGAGCCTTTTTCGCCAAGTCGGCAAAGGCTTCCGATAGCAATGTGAAAATCAACCTGGTTGGTGCTGATATCAAGGCAGGAACCTATGCGCTAACGATTGACTCCTTCAATCCAGGAGTTAGTTTAAGCGGTACCATCGGCGGTTTAATTGCGACCTCTTCGAATGGGTTAACACTAAAAGGCAGCGGCGCTTATAAAAATCTTTCAGTTGATATCACCGGCGGCGGGATTGGCGCGAGAGGAAATATTACCGTAACCAATGGCCTGGCAGTGAAATTTAATGATTTGATTGAACAATTGCTCGATGACAAGGGCAGTTTAGTTGATCGCACCAGCAGTCTAAATAATCAAATTGAACGGATTGCCGAGGATCGCGTTCAGCTCGATTACCGTACTCAGGAGCTTGGTAAACGCTATCTGAAACAATTTACAGCCCTTGATGGTTTATTGTCCCAGATGCAAAGCACCAGCAATTTCTTAAGCCAGCAGCTGGCAAATCTGCCCCAATTGACCTTGAACAAGAGATGA
- a CDS encoding septal ring lytic transglycosylase RlpA family protein, translating into MRWIRFLPLMLLSACHGPVNTIEPPVQEGGKTVSVPGNHSSVRQKQFTAQQKDGAPPGAPPTRFHKVNPVYEPFSRYGNPGSYAVNGHNYEVMRSASGYKTKGIASWYGTKFHSRRTSSGDDYDMYAMTAAHKTLPLPTYVRVKNLENGREAVVKVNDRGPFHDDRVIDLSYAAASKLGLLPKGTAAVEIEALTVREPGKPHIAYYYVQAGAFNSQQLAALLREKLARITPSPVFVEKYNERFLVKVGPFAERNMTDNLKRQLAQQGVVGAFSLLQ; encoded by the coding sequence ATGCGTTGGATTAGGTTTTTGCCATTGATGTTGCTTTCTGCCTGCCATGGACCTGTAAATACAATTGAGCCTCCCGTACAAGAAGGGGGTAAAACTGTTTCTGTGCCAGGAAATCACTCATCAGTCCGGCAAAAGCAGTTTACAGCTCAGCAAAAAGATGGGGCGCCTCCAGGCGCGCCGCCAACGCGTTTTCATAAAGTAAATCCGGTCTACGAACCCTTTAGCCGCTATGGAAATCCGGGATCTTACGCTGTAAATGGTCATAATTATGAGGTCATGCGTAGTGCCAGCGGCTATAAGACTAAAGGTATCGCGTCCTGGTATGGAACCAAGTTTCACAGCAGGAGAACATCAAGCGGGGATGACTATGATATGTACGCAATGACTGCTGCGCATAAAACCCTGCCTTTACCCACCTATGTCCGGGTAAAAAATCTTGAGAATGGACGGGAGGCGGTGGTCAAGGTGAATGATAGAGGCCCTTTCCACGATGATCGGGTCATTGATCTCTCTTATGCAGCAGCAAGCAAGCTGGGTTTATTGCCTAAGGGTACCGCCGCGGTAGAAATTGAGGCCTTAACTGTCAGGGAGCCCGGTAAACCGCATATTGCTTATTATTATGTGCAGGCTGGTGCCTTCAATTCCCAGCAATTGGCTGCATTGCTAAGGGAAAAGCTGGCTCGTATCACTCCTTCACCGGTATTTGTTGAAAAATATAATGAGCGGTTTCTGGTGAAAGTAGGCCCCTTTGCCGAGCGCAACATGACGGATAACCTGAAGCGACAGCTAGCTCAGCAAGGAGTTGTTGGTGCATTTTCACTGTTACAGTAG
- a CDS encoding D-alanyl-D-alanine carboxypeptidase family protein gives MKCLQIYSKVALAASLFFQSAVFYADTALPNTPIPSPTITNKPLITPSPPTLNAKAYILIDVNSGKIIAEKNSEEQLPPASLTKMMTLYVISNALHNGQIHLTDNVRISREAWKTGGSRMFVKEGQMVSIEDLLKGIIVDSGNDACVAMAEHLGGSEPGFAEIMNQQAQQLGMVNSHFTDSTGLPDPNLHTTAKDLAILGRALITNFPQYYHWYGQKWFTYNGIRQPNRNRLLWRDSQVDGVKTGHTNDAGFCLVSSAKRDNMRLLAVVLGSPSDSVRADDSERLLNYGFRFFETHPLYKAGQSITKVPVYKGASSELNVGLLQDQYITIPNGQYQRLNITTTVAESLQAPIEKGDKIGELVVQFDEKTIDTHPVYALEPVEKGGIFTRMKDSVRLMFKHWFG, from the coding sequence ATGAAGTGTTTGCAAATTTATTCCAAAGTGGCATTGGCCGCCTCTCTTTTTTTCCAAAGCGCTGTATTTTATGCTGATACAGCTTTGCCTAATACCCCGATTCCAAGCCCGACTATTACCAATAAACCTCTTATAACCCCTTCTCCTCCAACCCTGAATGCTAAAGCCTATATTCTTATTGACGTCAATAGCGGCAAAATTATTGCGGAGAAAAATAGTGAGGAGCAATTACCACCTGCAAGCCTCACAAAAATGATGACTCTTTATGTCATCTCCAATGCGCTGCACAACGGCCAGATCCATTTGACGGATAATGTCAGAATCAGCCGTGAAGCCTGGAAAACAGGCGGCTCAAGAATGTTTGTCAAAGAAGGCCAGATGGTAAGTATTGAGGATCTTCTGAAAGGAATTATTGTTGATTCAGGTAATGATGCCTGTGTCGCTATGGCGGAACATCTCGGCGGCAGTGAGCCTGGCTTTGCTGAAATTATGAATCAACAGGCCCAGCAACTGGGGATGGTGAATAGTCACTTCACCGACAGTACCGGCCTGCCTGATCCCAATTTACATACTACTGCCAAAGATCTCGCTATTCTGGGACGTGCGCTGATTACGAACTTCCCTCAATACTATCACTGGTATGGTCAAAAATGGTTTACTTACAATGGAATTCGCCAGCCTAACCGTAATCGTCTGCTGTGGAGAGATAGTCAGGTTGATGGGGTTAAAACAGGTCATACCAATGATGCGGGTTTTTGCCTGGTATCCTCTGCCAAACGAGATAACATGCGCCTTCTGGCAGTCGTACTAGGCTCTCCAAGCGATTCAGTCAGAGCCGATGACAGTGAACGTCTTCTGAATTATGGTTTTCGTTTTTTTGAAACACATCCTCTATATAAAGCAGGGCAAAGTATTACCAAAGTTCCTGTATACAAAGGCGCGTCCAGCGAGCTTAATGTAGGCTTACTGCAGGATCAGTACATCACCATACCCAATGGCCAATATCAACGCCTGAATATCACAACCACTGTAGCAGAAAGTCTCCAGGCACCGATTGAGAAAGGCGACAAGATTGGTGAGCTGGTTGTTCAATTTGATGAAAAAACAATTGATACGCACCCCGTCTATGCGCTCGAACCCGTTGAAAAAGGCGGCATTTTCACCCGCATGAAAGATTCTGTTCGTTTGATGTTCAAGCATTGGTTTGGATAA
- a CDS encoding L,D-transpeptidase: MISLLPAAWSESRFGETLCNDPDYFCMKIKSGDTWASLFPNEESRDLVRRINRMNIRLRTGMVIAIPKNLDRITIYDVSPFPRYIESDGEKTIYISQKKLAWGAYDEDGELLWWGPISSGNPHCHGVYGGCSTPTGSFRVIRKQDIDCISTAFPRRADGNNGGAEMPYCMHFFRGYALHGSNTVPGYPDSHGCIRMFTEDARWLNEEFVSVPEDGERGTRVVIDDPNS, translated from the coding sequence ATGATTTCTCTCCTTCCCGCTGCATGGTCAGAAAGTCGATTTGGAGAAACGCTTTGTAATGATCCGGATTATTTTTGTATGAAAATCAAATCCGGCGACACATGGGCCAGCCTTTTTCCTAATGAGGAATCACGGGATTTGGTGCGGCGCATTAATCGTATGAACATCAGGCTTAGAACAGGAATGGTTATCGCGATACCTAAAAACCTGGACAGAATAACTATCTACGATGTATCCCCATTCCCCCGCTACATTGAATCCGACGGTGAGAAAACTATTTACATCAGCCAGAAAAAACTGGCATGGGGCGCCTATGATGAAGACGGTGAGTTACTTTGGTGGGGACCCATCTCTTCTGGAAATCCACACTGTCACGGCGTTTATGGAGGCTGCTCAACCCCGACGGGTTCTTTTCGCGTCATTAGAAAACAGGATATAGACTGTATATCTACTGCGTTCCCACGGCGTGCGGATGGAAATAATGGCGGTGCAGAAATGCCCTATTGCATGCATTTCTTCCGCGGGTATGCTTTACATGGCAGTAATACAGTTCCCGGGTATCCTGACAGCCACGGCTGTATCAGGATGTTTACAGAGGATGCCCGCTGGCTAAACGAAGAGTTTGTCAGTGTTCCTGAGGATGGCGAAAGAGGGACTCGGGTAGTCATCGATGATCCGAATAGCTGA
- the fliS gene encoding flagellar export chaperone FliS, producing MIMKNRYEQAINQYKSIDLQTRIESANPHELINLLLQGARSHIATAQGHIQRQQISEKGEHISRAISILDGLRTSLDHEQGGDIAVNLDQLYDYIQQILLKANLHSDSDLLAEANSLLATIHQAWLEMPGVAAKE from the coding sequence ATGATTATGAAAAACAGGTATGAGCAAGCAATTAATCAATACAAATCTATCGACTTACAGACCCGAATAGAATCGGCAAATCCTCATGAATTAATAAACCTCCTTTTGCAAGGGGCCCGATCGCATATTGCGACAGCTCAAGGCCATATCCAGCGACAGCAAATCAGTGAGAAAGGTGAGCATATTTCCAGAGCTATCAGCATTCTCGATGGCTTAAGAACCAGTCTTGATCACGAACAAGGTGGAGATATTGCGGTTAATCTGGATCAACTATATGACTATATCCAGCAGATCCTGTTGAAAGCCAATCTGCATAGCGATTCAGATCTGTTAGCCGAGGCAAATTCGCTGTTGGCAACAATCCACCAGGCATGGCTTGAAATGCCAGGAGTTGCTGCTAAAGAATAA
- the accD gene encoding acetyl-CoA carboxylase, carboxyltransferase subunit beta, whose protein sequence is MSWLKKLLPSKVRTEASQKKGVPEGLWVKCLGCNSVLYSTELIKNLSVCPNCNHHHRLTARQRLQQFLDEGSIEEIAAHLEPIDRLKFKDSKKYKDRIVQAQKATGEKEALLLAKGSVIGQPVIASAFEFNFIGGSMGATVGEKFVRGVLLATKERKPYLCFTASGGARMQEGLFSLMQMAKTSAALAKFSETNLPFIVVLTDPTLGGVSASFASLGDIIIAEPNALIGFAGPRVIEQTVRQTLPEGFQRSEFLLEHGHIDMVVDRKSLRPTIAELIAKLSHRSL, encoded by the coding sequence ATGAGTTGGCTAAAAAAATTATTACCTTCAAAAGTCAGAACAGAAGCATCACAGAAAAAAGGCGTGCCCGAAGGCTTATGGGTAAAATGCCTTGGATGTAACTCTGTTCTTTATAGTACCGAGCTAATCAAGAACCTCTCTGTATGCCCTAATTGCAATCATCACCATCGCCTGACAGCGCGTCAGCGTCTGCAACAGTTTTTAGATGAGGGGAGTATTGAGGAAATAGCGGCTCATCTGGAGCCTATCGATCGACTGAAGTTTAAGGACTCAAAGAAATATAAAGATCGTATTGTCCAGGCGCAAAAAGCAACAGGCGAGAAAGAAGCTTTATTACTTGCCAAGGGCAGTGTTATTGGACAGCCTGTCATCGCAAGCGCCTTTGAGTTTAACTTCATTGGCGGCTCTATGGGAGCAACGGTGGGGGAGAAGTTTGTACGCGGCGTCTTATTGGCAACTAAAGAAAGAAAGCCCTATCTTTGCTTTACCGCAAGCGGTGGCGCAAGAATGCAGGAAGGCTTGTTTTCCCTAATGCAAATGGCTAAAACCTCAGCCGCTCTCGCTAAATTCTCCGAGACCAATCTGCCATTTATAGTGGTACTGACTGATCCCACATTAGGAGGCGTTTCAGCAAGTTTTGCCAGCCTGGGCGATATTATTATTGCTGAGCCCAATGCGCTTATCGGCTTTGCTGGTCCTCGGGTCATTGAGCAGACAGTTCGGCAAACCTTGCCCGAAGGCTTTCAACGCAGTGAGTTTTTGCTTGAGCATGGTCATATTGATATGGTAGTTGACAGAAAGTCGCTTCGACCCACTATCGCTGAGTTAATTGCCAAGTTGTCGCACCGTAGCTTGTAA